One Topomyia yanbarensis strain Yona2022 unplaced genomic scaffold, ASM3024719v1 HiC_scaffold_281, whole genome shotgun sequence genomic region harbors:
- the LOC131695095 gene encoding uncharacterized protein LOC131695095, whose amino-acid sequence MPPHGGSGGVPALGGSGFPALGQIPQRQDGRFLVIRRTDEGQSLEKVSPFLIDKVIRNCCGDVSNVKRIRDGQILVQTKTEKQANSLKQLKNMTSEINVEVTEHVSLNTCRVVITCQDLFYVEDGEILEEMRDQTVTKVDRIMRKQDGKLVKTATFILTIGSAKMPSEVKVGFRKVAARPYYPRPLRCFQCLQFGHLGKHCKQERICANCSEKHHADKCDRPSKCANCEQAHSTISVNCPVWIKENEVIRVKIDRGLTHWEAKKIVDQTTGQNASYAERVGINVRTCNCKCSCGIPSSRPIQIVDQKPTQTNNPTQTSKEDTIIRPSTSKQQRSPTHETNDTGIKNPNSPTPQPKRIKKSNEIYISSDEKSNNVRPKRKPGRPKKKQPPEATTCASEAERESDMEI is encoded by the coding sequence ATGCCGCCACATGGCGGCAGTGGCGGAGTCCCTGCACTAGGCGGGAGTGGTTTCCCTGCGTTAGGGCAGATACCTCAACGACAAGATGGACGCTTTCTCGTCATTAGGCGCACGGATGAAGGACAATCGTTGGAGAAAGTCTCACCTTTCCTGATCGACAAAGTCATCAGAAACTGCTGTGGTGACGTATCCAATGTCAAAAGAATCCGAGATGGGCAAATATTAGTGCAAACGAAGACGGAAAAACAAGCGAACAGCCTCAAACAACTGAAGAATATGACCAGCGAAATAAACGTAGAAGTTACCGAACACGTGTCTCTAAATACCTGCAGAGTTGTGATAACTTGTCAAGACCTTTTTTATGTGGAAGATGGTGAAATTCTGGAAGAGATGCGAGATCAAACTGTCACGAAAGTGGATCGAATCATGAGAAAACAAGATGGAAAGCTAGTCAAAACCGCAACATTTATACTGACTATCGGATCAGCAAAGATGCCCTCAGAAGTGAAAGTTGGGTTCCGCAAAGTAGCAGCACGTCCATACTACCCACGCCCGTTAAGATGCTTCCAGTGTCTTCAATTTGGGCATCTCGGTAAACACTGTAAACAGGAAAGAATTTGCGCAAACTGCAGCGAAAAACACCACGCAGACAAATGTGACCGACCTTCAAAATGCGCAAACTGTGAACAAGCCCATTCAACTATAAGTGTCAATTGTCCCGTCTGGATAAAGGAAAACGAAGTCATACGAGTAAAAATTGATCGTGGATTGACACACTGGGAAGCTAAGAAAATTGTGGATCAGACGACAGGACAAAATGCAAGCTACGCAGAGAGAGTCGGGATCAACGTACGAACTTGCAACTGCAAATGCTCGTGTGGTATACCGAGCTCCCGCCCAATTCAGATAGTAGATCAGAAACCAACGCAAACAAATAATCCAACTCAAACTTCAAAAGAAGACACTATCATCAGACCAAGCACCAGTAAACAGCAACGCTCACCAACTCACGAGACCAACGATACCGGCATAAAAAACCCAAATTCACCCACCCCACAACCAAAACGAATTAAGAAAAGCAACGAAATTTACATCAGTAGTGACGAAAAATCCAACAATGTACGACCAAAAAGAAAACCAGGAAGACCTAAAAAAAAGCAGCCGCCAGAAGCAACAACTTGCGCATCGGAAGCCGAGAGAGAAAGTGACATGGAGATTTGA